AAACACCACATCCAAAAGTGGTGCCAGATCTATTTCCTGTTTATTTCCCTCTTCTATTTTTTGCTCTATAGATGATTCCATTAACTTGCCAACTCTTGCAGCGTTCACCCAAATAAAAATGCAACAACAAACCCGGCACCACCATCAACAAACCCAGTTGCGTTGTAAACATTGCCTCAGCAATACCACCGCTAATCACTTCCTGTATCGCAAACCCATTTTGGAGCGACATACGGAAAAATGTTTTTAACAATCCACTTATGGTGCCTAACAGACCAAGCAATGGCAGTGCCGCCAGCATAATTCGAATGCTAGGCATCCAATACCGACAGCGATCAAACCAGACAGTATCCTTCTTTAGTGAAAAACAAAGTCCAATAAGTAAGCCATAACAGAGAAATGCTGTACCGAGTATTCCCCAAATTATTGGGCTACGAAACAACATCTCCAAACTCTCGGACTGCACTACACGTTCACCTTACTTAGTTTGATTGCCAGAGTTTCCAATTTGTGGTTGTAACTTTTAGTTTTCCGGGTTAATAGTGCACTGACGATTAAAGAAGGAATTGCAACAATCAACCCCAGCTCAGTGGTGACTAAAGCCTCGCTAATGCCACCAGAAACCGTTGCTGCATCTCCAGCTCCAAATATCGTCATCATTTTAAAGGTATTGATCATGCCGGAAACAGTGCCGAGCAAACCCAGTAAGGGTGCTATTGCCGCGCTCGTTGCCACTACTCCCATAAAGCGTTCAATGTTGTGCTTGTTTTCACGCAGGCAGGCAATCATTAAATCGTCTCTTTGCGGCGATACTGGCGCAGTGCTTACTATTTCCAGCAATTGCTTTTGAACTCCCACGAGCTTTTCTTTTGCTTTTTGTAGCCGTTCTCGAGCAGGTATAGCAAGTTCAGCACCGCGTTCTAATTCCCGTGCTATTCGATCAAAAAAAGATGTTTCAACCTTGGGCAATCGCACCAGTTGACCGCCCTTAAGAAGCGCTATAACGAGTGATAGAAAACCAAAAAATAAGATTGGTATGGCCCAGATGCCTCCCTGCTTAATATGACCGATAAGGTTACCCTGCTGATTATTGAGTTGATAGGCATTCCCTAGCGTAGGGTCGAAAGCCAGCAGCCCAACACCCGACTCTTTTATTGAAAAAAGCTCTGCAGCCTGATCACGATGATAAACACTTTGAATATAAGGCAAGTTGTTGAGGCCAGCGGCTACGAGTCCCCCATCACCCCCGCTACCATCCAGGGCAACCTGCACGGGTCCAATTGCAAGAGAAGAAAGTGATTCTATTTGACCCGCACTGTTTACCACATCCCGCGAGGTCCACTTTGGGGAAAGTAAATTGGTGGTTCGCTCTAGAGCAAGTAGCACAGCTTGTACATCGTAACTGGGTTGGCCATCAACCTTAGCAAACTGGTTGGAATCCAAATTGTTTTTTTCAACATAAGCTGTGATTAAATGCTGCTGATATTGGCTCTGTGCCTGCCATTGGTCGATACGAGTTTGTAACGATTCCAAGCTTAACGTTTTTTCTTCTGCGAGTCGTTGCACAGCGGCTGCCTGTTCACGCAGCTTTACCAACTCATCCTGTTTCGCGTTTAGCTTACGAGCCAATGTCTGGCTTTCAGAGGAAATTTGAGATTGGGTTTTCTCAAGTTTTGACTTTGCGGTAGAAATGCGCTGCACCAGCTCGCGCTCTAAAGTATCTTCTGCGCTATATGCAGTATTGCATATAAAAAGAATCGCAATGACTGCTAAAATATTTTTCATTCTTGCCAGATCCATTGTCGTATTCCAGCTAAATTTTTATAGGGAGGGAAAGATAGTTTGCAGTTGTGGGGTTTTCCAGCATAGCTTTTAACGACAAAATTTCACTTGGATGAAGCTGCCTTCCAAGTTCAGCCGATGCATTTGAGCCGTGCCACCAACGCCAACCCTCGGGCGTTGATTTGCCATACCCATACGCTGATCCGTCATTGCTCACATACCACCCCTGAGCGACACCCAAATAAATCTGAGTGACAAGCACCTGCTTGGAAGTGCCCGCTTGTACAATTTCCATGGAAGACTCATGCATCGCAACCCGCTCGTTAAATTCCTCTGCGGCATTGAGCAAATTGAAAATACGCTCCAATTTTTCGCTGTTACTGGTATCAGACTGTGACAACATAGCCAGCTTTTCTGCCCACTCCTCTTGAACGGGTGGAGGAAGTCGATCACGTAGTTGATGTAGTTTGGGGACGGCTTGAGCAATAACTTGATCTACTTTCAATTGCTCTACTTCAAGGCGTTGCTGTTCGGTTAACAACTCAAGACGCCGCTGATTAACGTCATCCGTAACATTACTGGCTGAATCTATCACTTTGCGTAACGCCAGCTTTTCTTCGTCAAAGAGCTTAGATCTGCGGGTTAGGGACTCCTTACGTTCCCGCCAGGCCATTTGCAGGCTGCCCGTTTGGCTCTCGAGAGAAATCCAGTCATCCATTAAATCCTGAAGCTTTTCTGGAGATTCTCCGGGTAATTTTTGTGCATAAACAGGAAATGCAAAAAGAAGGGCACATAAAAAGAGACAACGCATTGTTCCTCCT
The DNA window shown above is from Alteromonadaceae bacterium 2753L.S.0a.02 and carries:
- a CDS encoding biopolymer transport protein ExbB, with the translated sequence MQSESLEMLFRSPIIWGILGTAFLCYGLLIGLCFSLKKDTVWFDRCRYWMPSIRIMLAALPLLGLLGTISGLLKTFFRMSLQNGFAIQEVISGGIAEAMFTTQLGLLMVVPGLLLHFYLGERCKSWQVNGIIYRAKNRRGK
- a CDS encoding biopolymer transport protein ExbB, producing the protein MDLARMKNILAVIAILFICNTAYSAEDTLERELVQRISTAKSKLEKTQSQISSESQTLARKLNAKQDELVKLREQAAAVQRLAEEKTLSLESLQTRIDQWQAQSQYQQHLITAYVEKNNLDSNQFAKVDGQPSYDVQAVLLALERTTNLLSPKWTSRDVVNSAGQIESLSSLAIGPVQVALDGSGGDGGLVAAGLNNLPYIQSVYHRDQAAELFSIKESGVGLLAFDPTLGNAYQLNNQQGNLIGHIKQGGIWAIPILFFGFLSLVIALLKGGQLVRLPKVETSFFDRIARELERGAELAIPARERLQKAKEKLVGVQKQLLEIVSTAPVSPQRDDLMIACLRENKHNIERFMGVVATSAAIAPLLGLLGTVSGMINTFKMMTIFGAGDAATVSGGISEALVTTELGLIVAIPSLIVSALLTRKTKSYNHKLETLAIKLSKVNV